The Thaumasiovibrio subtropicus genome window below encodes:
- a CDS encoding response regulator, protein MTDMATLDTMPDWFGRSVLVVDDVRTEGILVKSMLTKVAVCDVIHVTDPYEAIVRCSENPFDILLLDYHLNSSLNGAQLLHVLRERELISPKATIVFSSCDDDEAVQVTCMDMGADYFLPKPYSVDLFKQAMDVAWKRSQCRGLVYRCLNRLDVEDAMSICEEHLLSSDWDEGLLRLYIDILIEYKDEQDVLFTLEELAKSIDSHQLDIAKARILAQQGEIEEALDLGLSVLGNNPNVIEAYDLLIDLLTEQEKWEEAQFHCHSALRLTPVSSQRALQLAEAALHTKDVDEFVYAGHMLSQHLPIVTKQCIDLYCQYLDRVVRFYDDADDLIQKQLLHDVDVTYQRAKNRVRPSQHYKIDFLYHVFVVALTVHDSDDFDAKQQLYTTMPSDWRALKKIPTNVLVNLIKPLLLFGDLELATYVLRMIKEVDYSPACKERISYLQGQTQFWGRVKMLRIDLGRLDALKKTDLRQADEHIDTMLEQYPISTDLNLQFIDIKIRLSDFESPKLKSSVRFIESASSLSANQQKLKAVLLEKYFAYFY, encoded by the coding sequence ATGACGGATATGGCGACTCTCGATACGATGCCTGACTGGTTTGGCCGCTCGGTACTGGTGGTGGATGATGTGCGTACTGAGGGCATCTTGGTCAAGTCGATGCTGACCAAGGTCGCAGTTTGCGATGTGATTCATGTGACGGATCCTTACGAAGCCATTGTGCGTTGTTCTGAAAACCCCTTTGACATACTGCTCTTGGATTATCACCTCAATTCTTCTCTTAATGGCGCACAGTTGCTTCACGTCTTGAGAGAGCGAGAACTGATTTCCCCCAAGGCAACCATTGTCTTTTCTTCTTGTGATGATGATGAAGCGGTGCAGGTGACCTGTATGGATATGGGCGCCGATTATTTTTTACCCAAGCCTTACTCGGTTGATCTGTTCAAGCAAGCCATGGATGTCGCTTGGAAGCGAAGTCAGTGTCGAGGTTTAGTCTATCGCTGTTTAAATCGTTTAGACGTCGAGGACGCCATGTCGATCTGTGAGGAGCACTTATTGAGCTCAGACTGGGATGAAGGGCTGTTGCGTCTCTATATCGATATTTTGATCGAGTATAAAGATGAGCAAGACGTTCTGTTCACACTTGAAGAGTTAGCTAAAAGTATTGATAGCCATCAACTGGACATTGCGAAGGCACGCATATTGGCGCAGCAAGGAGAGATCGAGGAGGCGTTAGATCTTGGATTGAGCGTGTTGGGCAATAACCCCAATGTCATTGAAGCTTATGATTTACTGATTGATCTGCTTACAGAACAAGAGAAATGGGAAGAAGCGCAGTTTCATTGCCACAGTGCGTTGCGATTGACACCGGTTTCATCGCAACGCGCCCTGCAATTAGCGGAAGCCGCACTGCACACCAAAGATGTCGATGAGTTTGTTTATGCTGGGCATATGCTGTCTCAACACCTGCCGATAGTGACCAAGCAGTGCATAGATCTCTATTGCCAATACCTTGATCGTGTTGTGCGCTTCTATGATGACGCCGACGATCTTATCCAGAAACAACTGCTTCATGATGTTGATGTGACTTATCAACGGGCAAAGAACCGAGTGAGACCTTCACAACACTACAAGATTGACTTCCTTTATCACGTCTTTGTTGTTGCTTTAACCGTTCATGATTCCGACGATTTTGATGCCAAGCAGCAACTGTACACGACGATGCCGAGTGACTGGCGTGCCTTAAAAAAGATTCCAACCAATGTGCTCGTTAACCTGATTAAACCCTTGCTGCTTTTCGGCGATTTAGAGCTGGCAACCTATGTACTGCGGATGATCAAAGAGGTGGATTACAGCCCGGCATGTAAAGAGCGGATCAGCTATCTGCAAGGCCAGACCCAATTTTGGGGCCGAGTGAAAATGCTGCGGATTGATCTGGGACGTCTTGATGCATTGAAGAAAACGGATCTGCGCCAAGCTGATGAGCATATCGATACGATGTTAGAGCAGTATCCGATCTCGACGGACTTAAACTTGCAGTTCATCGATATCAAAATACGGCTGAGTGACTTTGAAAGTCCAAAGTTGAAGTCGAGTGTGCGTTTTATCGAAAGCGCTTCTTCGCTTAGCGCCAATCAACAGAAACTGAAGGCGGTGTTACTCGAGAAGTACTTTGCCTATTTTTATTGA
- a CDS encoding LysE family translocator encodes MNTLYLSMMAFVLVGAATPGPVNIVATATGAHYGFVRTLPHIIGASVAYAAVVLSCGVAMMLLESWLPNVVSLLKPLGSLFLLYVALKIATTANEVTAHQSAPAPHWIQGALMQLLNPKAWIVASAGISLYVIEQPSQWLQVGLFTLISLVLCLVGISLWAIAGSFIRSWLSTPRRQMGFNLMMSSLLVAAVASMWLGGDTLI; translated from the coding sequence ATGAACACGCTTTATCTTTCTATGATGGCCTTTGTACTTGTTGGCGCAGCAACACCCGGCCCTGTTAACATCGTCGCCACCGCAACGGGCGCACACTATGGCTTTGTTCGTACCTTGCCACACATCATAGGTGCAAGTGTTGCCTATGCGGCGGTAGTGTTGAGCTGTGGGGTAGCGATGATGTTGCTTGAAAGCTGGCTTCCTAACGTCGTCAGCTTATTGAAGCCCCTTGGTAGCCTGTTTTTACTCTACGTAGCGTTAAAGATAGCTACCACCGCTAACGAAGTCACAGCCCACCAATCAGCACCGGCACCACACTGGATACAAGGCGCGTTGATGCAACTCCTTAACCCCAAAGCTTGGATAGTCGCTTCTGCTGGGATTAGCCTGTATGTGATTGAACAGCCTTCCCAATGGTTACAAGTTGGCTTATTTACGCTAATCTCATTAGTTCTCTGTCTTGTTGGCATTTCACTTTGGGCAATCGCAGGCAGTTTTATTCGTTCTTGGCTATCCACACCGCGTCGACAAATGGGCTTTAATCTAATGATGAGCAGTCTGTTAGTCGCTGCTGTCGCGAGTATGTGGCTTGGAGGAGATACCTTGATATGA
- a CDS encoding AraC family transcriptional regulator — protein sequence MKQDPTASLMLCPSLPFVEMRQANQSAACYHAHSHDEFSFGVIDHGSATYQNLKRRHAIQIRDTVTINPGDVHACNPNTGKWSYRMLFVDTQWLSRRQQEWREEIKHYRGTSAEDWHPFRAPFERDLPCYDRFHHLYGALQQEPNPLVTETLLITTMQPYFCPPEQLGLQPKPRRKLERVREQMLDQIHLNLSLEALSDEAGMSRYGLIKAFNQQYGVSPHAMQLDERIKRAKQLLKSGLSLTDTAANLGFSDQAHFQRHFKKRLAITPKQYQIAFYTQ from the coding sequence ATGAAGCAAGACCCGACCGCATCCTTAATGCTCTGTCCTTCCCTGCCATTTGTTGAGATGCGACAGGCCAATCAGTCCGCCGCTTGCTATCATGCGCACTCTCACGACGAGTTTTCATTTGGCGTTATCGATCACGGTAGCGCGACCTACCAGAATTTGAAGCGTCGCCATGCCATACAGATCCGCGATACCGTCACCATAAACCCAGGTGACGTCCATGCGTGTAACCCCAATACGGGTAAATGGTCATACCGAATGTTGTTCGTCGATACCCAGTGGCTAAGTCGGCGTCAACAAGAGTGGCGTGAAGAGATAAAGCACTATCGCGGAACCAGTGCGGAGGATTGGCACCCATTCCGAGCCCCATTTGAGCGTGACTTGCCCTGCTACGATCGCTTTCATCACCTATACGGTGCTCTGCAGCAGGAGCCCAACCCTCTGGTGACCGAAACCCTGCTTATCACCACGATGCAGCCCTATTTTTGTCCTCCAGAGCAGCTAGGTTTGCAACCCAAACCGCGCCGAAAACTCGAACGTGTTCGTGAGCAGATGCTCGATCAAATCCATCTTAACTTATCGTTGGAGGCCTTATCTGACGAGGCAGGGATGAGTCGATATGGGCTGATCAAAGCCTTCAATCAACAATACGGGGTTTCCCCTCACGCGATGCAACTGGATGAGCGGATTAAACGCGCTAAACAGCTATTAAAATCAGGCCTGTCGTTAACAGACACTGCCGCCAATCTCGGTTTTTCAGACCAAGCTCACTTTCAGCGCCATTTCAAAAAGCGCCTTGCTATCACGCCGAAGCAGTATCAAATAGCCTTTTATACTCAATGA
- a CDS encoding glutamine amidotransferase-related protein, with amino-acid sequence MKKIGIILGGDLPSSLVAKHGDYASILKETMRIDQHAECITWHADRGELPDDITGYDSFLIAGHPTSVNEGEGWIEGLAEFVRRAQHEMKRVAGICFGHHLVHYALGGKVEPNDQGWLMGNYAAALPTSGRPLSLISAYKEQVSEAAEGFKVIAGADWCPNYFTGRGDQFLTVQGHPEFSNDFFHDYLQTRQDRFSAELLNAAKNSTRFRNDASLVLALMNAFLLA; translated from the coding sequence ATGAAAAAAATTGGCATTATATTAGGTGGCGACTTGCCATCCTCCCTTGTCGCAAAGCATGGTGATTACGCCTCTATCTTAAAAGAGACAATGCGTATTGACCAACACGCGGAATGTATCACTTGGCATGCCGACAGAGGTGAATTGCCTGACGATATCACTGGCTATGACAGTTTTTTAATTGCAGGGCATCCTACGAGCGTCAATGAGGGCGAAGGTTGGATAGAAGGCTTAGCTGAATTTGTCCGCCGCGCTCAACATGAGATGAAACGTGTCGCGGGGATCTGTTTCGGTCATCACCTTGTTCACTATGCGTTAGGGGGTAAAGTCGAGCCGAATGACCAAGGTTGGCTAATGGGAAATTATGCGGCAGCGTTACCAACGAGTGGCCGTCCCCTGTCACTGATTTCTGCTTATAAAGAACAAGTCAGTGAAGCGGCGGAAGGGTTTAAGGTCATCGCAGGTGCAGATTGGTGTCCGAACTACTTTACTGGCCGTGGCGATCAGTTTCTCACTGTGCAGGGACACCCTGAATTTTCCAATGATTTCTTTCATGATTACTTGCAGACGCGCCAAGATCGATTCTCTGCCGAGTTGCTAAATGCGGCAAAAAACAGCACCCGTTTTCGCAATGATGCGAGCTTGGTGCTGGCATTAATGAATGCATTTTTACTGGCATGA
- a CDS encoding permease has protein sequence METSELSSWEIALNEFIYVGGALFLIIAFVALLTGVVKEYVPQGKLQKKLAKHEKHGPLVGSLLGTLTPFCSASMVPVVMSMVSMGASIGTIFGFLISAPLCNFVVVGVIFTVFGFKVAAIYLLLTLGGAMLSGYLIGLSPLRHTGVKRELFNGETPSAGSCEEPSTQATQTCGETPVTSKGCAEPVASSCDAPIAAHCETAVTMTPAVNSCDMAFAAANEVATEAPSCGAAPVTCGGKATNSRMQNALGFAFALFKKIMPYVLVGAFISALSAAFLPAELVEKYVGGDNWFAIPIAAVIGIPLYLRIEMAIPLLQVLISKGMGMGAAMAVLIGGTGASLPEIAIISSILRPKAVVAFVVSVVVIAITGGVVFSVVGL, from the coding sequence ATGGAAACGAGCGAATTGTCGAGTTGGGAAATTGCCCTAAACGAGTTTATTTATGTGGGGGGCGCGTTGTTCCTCATTATTGCCTTTGTTGCGCTACTAACAGGGGTTGTGAAAGAGTATGTGCCGCAGGGTAAGCTACAAAAGAAGTTAGCCAAACATGAAAAACACGGACCGTTAGTTGGCTCTTTGTTAGGCACACTGACACCGTTTTGTAGTGCGTCAATGGTGCCTGTTGTTATGAGCATGGTGTCGATGGGGGCTTCAATTGGTACCATTTTTGGATTCTTGATCTCTGCACCTTTGTGTAATTTCGTCGTTGTTGGCGTCATCTTTACCGTATTTGGCTTTAAAGTTGCCGCTATTTATCTGCTTTTGACCTTGGGAGGCGCCATGCTCTCGGGTTACTTGATTGGCTTATCGCCATTGCGTCATACCGGCGTGAAGCGTGAGCTTTTTAACGGAGAAACGCCGAGTGCAGGGAGTTGCGAAGAGCCAAGTACTCAAGCAACACAAACATGTGGCGAAACGCCAGTGACCTCGAAGGGTTGTGCCGAGCCAGTTGCAAGCTCTTGCGACGCGCCGATCGCCGCTCACTGTGAAACCGCCGTCACTATGACACCTGCGGTGAATAGTTGTGATATGGCGTTCGCTGCTGCGAATGAGGTGGCGACTGAAGCACCGAGTTGTGGTGCCGCGCCCGTTACGTGTGGTGGGAAAGCAACAAACTCACGTATGCAAAATGCGCTTGGCTTTGCCTTCGCCTTGTTTAAGAAAATTATGCCGTACGTGCTTGTTGGTGCCTTCATCAGCGCCTTGTCAGCGGCATTCTTACCCGCAGAATTGGTTGAAAAGTATGTCGGTGGCGATAACTGGTTTGCGATTCCGATTGCTGCTGTGATTGGTATTCCCCTGTATCTGCGTATTGAGATGGCGATACCTTTGTTGCAAGTGTTGATTTCTAAAGGGATGGGCATGGGAGCGGCAATGGCGGTATTGATTGGTGGTACCGGGGCAAGCTTGCCTGAGATTGCGATTATCTCTTCCATTCTGCGCCCGAAAGCGGTGGTTGCTTTTGTGGTGTCAGTGGTGGTGATAGCGATTACCGGTGGTGTTGTCTTTTCAGTGGTTGGGCTATGA
- a CDS encoding type 1 glutamine amidotransferase, which produces MKKIGIILGGDVPSVLTDKHGDYASMLIEKTEIHRQAQCVTYDATLGELPQDLSSYDAFLIGGSPSGVNDGLSWVEGLAEFVRRAQREMKRVAGICFGHQVIHYALGGKVARNAHGWLLGNYTTQHLDSGESLALIAMHQDQVIEAAEGFEVYASADCCPNYCTGYGDQFLTVQGHPEFSAAFFDDFLDVRKGRFNPDLFNRAKASIHMSNDAREVLAKMRAFLLS; this is translated from the coding sequence ATGAAAAAAATTGGCATTATTTTGGGGGGCGATGTCCCCTCTGTACTCACCGATAAACATGGCGATTATGCGTCGATGTTGATTGAGAAAACCGAAATACATCGGCAGGCACAATGCGTTACCTATGATGCAACACTCGGCGAGCTACCCCAGGATCTCTCCAGTTACGATGCCTTTCTGATTGGTGGGAGTCCCTCTGGCGTGAACGATGGTTTGAGCTGGGTTGAAGGATTGGCAGAATTTGTGCGCCGCGCGCAACGTGAAATGAAGCGAGTGGCGGGGATCTGTTTTGGACATCAAGTAATTCACTATGCCCTTGGGGGCAAGGTCGCCCGAAATGCCCATGGCTGGCTTCTTGGTAACTACACGACGCAACATCTCGATAGTGGGGAGTCGCTTGCGTTGATTGCCATGCATCAAGACCAAGTGATTGAAGCGGCGGAAGGCTTTGAAGTCTATGCTAGTGCCGACTGTTGCCCTAACTACTGTACTGGCTATGGCGATCAGTTTTTGACTGTTCAAGGTCATCCAGAGTTTTCGGCGGCGTTCTTTGATGACTTTTTAGATGTTCGAAAAGGACGATTTAATCCGGATCTGTTTAACCGTGCGAAAGCGAGTATCCACATGAGCAACGATGCTCGTGAAGTACTGGCTAAAATGCGGGCCTTTCTATTGTCGTAG